A stretch of DNA from Methanolinea mesophila:
CAATTTCCACCGGAGTGTACCCGTGATTCGCGAGACGCAGGGTCTGGTCGTTGATGTAGCGGTAACAATCCCGTCCTTTCGTCAGGATCTCCAGGACACGTTCGCGACCCCAGACCGGCCAGTGGTGCATGCCGTACATCACCTCGGACTTGTCGCCCCACATGTCGATGGTCTGGTTGAGATACTTCGACCATGCCTGCGGGTCACGTATACTCGCTCCACGAAGGGTGTAGGTGTTGTGCAGGGTATGGCAGCAGTTTTCGGCGGCGGTAAGCGCTTTGAGCTGCTCGATGTACCAGTGCATCTCTGCCGGAGCTTCGGTGCCCGGGGCCAGAAGGAACTCGAAATCCAGGCCGTCGATGCGCATCCTCTGCCCGGTTGCGGTGATCTCGTGGGTGGGCGGGATCAGGGTGACGGTACCGCTGGACGTCGACATCCCGAGACCGGCACCGACCATCCCTCGGGGACCGGGCGGCAGCAGGTTGCCATACATGTACGTGGCGCGACGGCTCATCGCCGTGCCGGCCAGAACATTCTCGGACACGGCCGCGTCCAGGAAACCGGCCGGAGCGACGATCATCGCTTTTCCGGCCTTCACATCTTCTTCGGACACGACCCCCTTTACGCCGCCGTAGTGGTCCACATGGCTGTGCGAATGGACCACGGCGATCACGGGTTTCTTCGGGCGGTGCTGATAATAGAGATCGAGAGCCGCTCCGGCCGTTTCAGTGGAAACGAGCGGATCAATAATGATAAGACCGGTGTCTCCTTCCACGATGGTCAGGTTCGATAAGTCGGCAGTGCGGACCTGGTAGAGCCGGTCCACGACTTTATACAGCCCGGCCTTGACCACCAGTTGCGATTGCCGCCACAAACTGGGGTTGACCGTCGGAGGTGCCGGGGCATCCTGCGTGATGAAGCTGAAACGGGCCAGGTCCCAGACAATTCGTCCGTCGCCGGTTTTAATCACGCCGTTGTCGGGCAAGGGAGCGATGAAGCCGCGGTCGGCCTCTTCAAAATCACGGCGGTCGGTAAACGGCAGTTCCTTTAACAGTTTCGAATTGGCAGCTTTGGTATTTTCGGTTGCCTCTTTCGGTTGAGCGGTCATGGTTTCTCCTGTTTTCGGGATTGTTCTAAATTATTGGGAGATTGGCGAAGGGGGCGAGGATTCATCAGGGCAAGGTCCCCCTTCCCCCCTGCTCTTTTCCAATGACGTGAGGACTCTTTGAACGTTACTCTTTTCGGTCCTGTTTGGCGGTCGTATCGTATGACCTGCGGGGCGATCTCCGGAGCAATCCGGCCCTTGTACTACCGCCTTCGGAGGTGCGTGTGCGGAGAAGATCTCCCCGGAGTATGCGGGTTCCTTATCCGGTCCCCCTCCCGTCTCCACCCTCTCTTCATTGTGTCGCACTTCTTTCACCACAATTTGGACAGGTTATTCTGTCATTGTTCCTGTCCCTTATCGGCTGCGGGGATAAACGACCCCTTTTCAAAATCAATAAATAATTTTGATCCAAGGGAACTATCATGCAGGACCCTTCGGGATGGCTGAAAAAACATGTCCCGATCCTCGATTGGCTTCCGAAGTATACGCGGAAGTACCTGGTACGGGATCTCGCGGCAGGAATCACCGTCTGGGGGGTCCTCGTCCCTGCCTCCATGGCCTATGCCGAGATTGCGGGCATTCCACCCCAGGCCGGCCTTGCCGCCTCTACGGTCGCCCTGGTCGTGTATGCGATCTTCGGGACAAGCCGGAACCTCAAAGTGGCCATGACCTCGTCCATGGCGATTACATCGGCGGCAATTGTAGTGTCCCTTGCCCTCGGGGATCCGTCCTTAACCATCGCCTACACGGCCGCCCTTGCCCTCCTTGCCGGAATTATCCTCCTCCTCGCGGGAATTGCGAGGTTCGGGTTTATCTCGGATTTCCTTTCGAAATCGGTGATAACCGGGTTTGTCTTCGGGATCGCACTCACGATTATCGTCG
This window harbors:
- a CDS encoding alkyl/aryl-sulfatase — its product is MWRQSQLVVKAGLYKVVDRLYQVRTADLSNLTIVEGDTGLIIIDPLVSTETAGAALDLYYQHRPKKPVIAVVHSHSHVDHYGGVKGVVSEEDVKAGKAMIVAPAGFLDAAVSENVLAGTAMSRRATYMYGNLLPPGPRGMVGAGLGMSTSSGTVTLIPPTHEITATGQRMRIDGLDFEFLLAPGTEAPAEMHWYIEQLKALTAAENCCHTLHNTYTLRGASIRDPQAWSKYLNQTIDMWGDKSEVMYGMHHWPVWGRERVLEILTKGRDCYRYINDQTLRLANHGYTPVEIAEQFELPPELAGHWALRPYYGTFNHNVKATYVKYLGWFDGNPANLHVLPPEAAAKNYVAMMGGADAVVEKAAAYFARGEYRWVAEVVKHVVFADPGHKGARELLADTFEQLGYRAESGPWRNFYLTGAKELREGVMQLPAPNSVSPDSVRAMSLDTFFDYLGVRLNGPKAVGKKSVINLNFTDTGEQAVLVLVNATLNHSLDRQDPHADATLTLTRNALNRIILQESTFDKEVGSGGVQVAGNAGKVHELVSLLDSFEFWFNIVTP